Proteins from a single region of Macrotis lagotis isolate mMagLag1 chromosome 2, bilby.v1.9.chrom.fasta, whole genome shotgun sequence:
- the GGA1 gene encoding ADP-ribosylation factor-binding protein GGA1 isoform X2 — MEPESLESRISDTDLWVSSPAPPPKHVLSGLASGQRKTSLPLPPIHPSPGVPRDSRTLNRATNPLNRELDWDSIDAFCEQLNKELEGPPLATRLLAHKIQSPQEWEATQALTVLETCMKNCGKRFHDEVGKFRFLNELIKVVSPKYLGTRTPEKVKDKILELLYSWTLGLPQEVKIAEAYQMLKKQGIVKIDPKLPDDAPFSAPPTRPKNGIFEDEEKSKMLARLLKSSHPEDLRAANKLIKEMVQEDQKRMEKISKRVSAIEEVNNNVRLLTEMVTSYSQGETSVSNDELMKELYQRCERMRPMLFRLASDTEDNDEALAEILQANDNLTQVINLYQQLVKGEEVNGDPASGPLPGSTSALLDLSGLDVPPAGPAGPAPPGLAGGLTGPEHPTALSLLDDELMSLGLNDPTPPAALGLDSGGWNSFQSSESLEFSSVAPKTESQPLPPTPPSSSSGLDDLDLLGKTLLQQSLPPESQQMRWEKQQPAPRLTLRDLQNKSLSGAPTLLPGGTCEPLTGPQPPDEISLANVSVPLESIRPSSILPVTVYDQHGFRILFHFARDPLPGRPDVLVVVVSMLSTAPKPIRNIVFQSAVPKVMKVKLQPPSGTELPAFNPIVHPTAITQVLLLANPQKEKVRLRYKLTFAMGDQTYNEMGDVDQFPPPESWGSL; from the exons GTGACACCGATCTCTGGGTCTCCTCTCCTGCCCCACCCCCGAAGCATGTGCTCTCCGGGCTGGCCAGTGGCCAAAGGAAGacctccctccccctgccccccattcACCCGTCTCCCGGAGTCCCCCGGGACTCCCGGACCCTGA ACAGAGCTACCAACCCCCTCAACAGGGAGCTGGACTGGGACAGCATCGACGCCTTCTGCGAGCAGCTCAACAAGGAACTGGAAGG GCCGCCGCTGGCCACCCGGCTGTTAGCCCACAAAATCCAGTCTCCCCAAGAATGGGAAGCCACCCAAGCCCTGACG GTCCTGGAGACCTGTATGAAGAACTGTGGCAAACGCTTCCATGATGAGGTGGGCAAGTTCCGCTTTCTCAATGAGCTCATCAAGGTGGTATCACCAAAG TACCTGGGTACCCGCACCCCGGAGAAGGTGAAAGACAAGATTCTGGAGCTGCTCTACAGCTGGACTCTGGGGTTGCCTCAGGAGGTGAAGATCGCCGAGGCCTACCAGATGCTAAAGAAGCAAG GGATTGTGAAGATAGATCCCAAGCTTCCAGATGACGCCCCCTTTTCAGCGCCACCCACCCGGCCCAAGAATGGGAtctttgaagatgaggaaaagtCCAAG ATGCTGGCCCGGCTGCTGAAGAGCTCCCACCCGGAGGACCTGAGAGCAGCCAACAAGCTTATCAAGGAGATGGTCCAGGAG GACCAGAAGCGGATGGAGAAGATCTCTAAGCGGGTCAGCGCCATAGAAGAGGTGAATAACAACGTGCGACTGCTGACTGAGATGGTGACCAGCTACAGTCAGGGGGAGACCTCAGTCAGCAACGATGAGCTGATGAAG GAACTGTACCAGCGCTGTGAGCGCATGAGGCCCATGCTGTTCCGGCTGGCCAGTGACACAGAGGACAATGACGAGGCCTTGG CCGAGATCCTGCAGGCCAATGACAACCTCACCCAGGTGATCAACCTCTACCAGCAGTTGGTGAAGGGAGAAGAGGTCAATGGGGACCCAGCCTCCGGCCCCCTTCCAG gtAGCACCTCTGCCCTCCTGGACCTCTCTGGACTGGACGTACCTCCAGCAGGCCCGGCTGGCCCGGCCCCCCCCGGCCTGGCAGGTGGCTTGACCGGGCCAGAACATCCCACCGCACTCTCCCTGCTTGACGATGAGCTCATGTCTCTAG GCCTCAATGACCCTACACCGCCAGCAGCCCTGGGCCTGGACAGTGGAGGATGGAATAGCTTCCAG TCATCCGAGAGCTTGGAGTTCTCCAGTGTGGCTCCCAAAACTGAGAGCCAGCCCTTGCCCCCGACGCCACCGTCATCCTCCAGCGGGCTTGACGACCTGGACCTCTTAGGGAAGACGCTGCTGCAGCAGTCCCTGCCCCCAGAGTCCCAGCAAATGCGGTG GGAGAAGCAGCAGCCAGCCCCTCGGCTCACCCTGCGTGACCTGCAGAACAAGAGCCTCTCTGGTGCCCCAACACTGCTCCCGGGTGGCACCTGTGAACCTCTCACGGGTCCCCAACCCCCGGATGAGATCTCGCTGGCCAATGTCTCTGTGCCCCTGGAGTCCATCCGACCCA GCAGCATCCTGCCCGTAACTGTCTATGACCAGCATGGCTTCCGCATTCTCTTCCACTTTGCCCGGGACCCCCTGCCCGGCCGGCCCGATGTGCTGGTTGTGGTGGTCTCTATGCTGAGCACGGCCCCAAAACCTATCCGGAACATTGTCTTTCAGTCTGCTGTCCCCAAG GTGATGAAAGTGAAGCTACAGCCCCCCTCAGGCACCGAGCTGCCTGCCTTCAACCCCATCGTCCATCCCACAGCCATCACGCAAGTCCTGCTGCTCGCCAACCCCCAGAAG GAGAAGGTCCGTCTCCGGTACAAGCTTACCTTCGCCATGGGGGACCAGACCTACAACGAGATGGGAGACGTGGACCAGTTCCCCCCACCTGAGTCTTGGGGAAGCCTCTAG
- the GGA1 gene encoding ADP-ribosylation factor-binding protein GGA1 isoform X3: MEPESLESRINRATNPLNRELDWDSIDAFCEQLNKELEGPPLATRLLAHKIQSPQEWEATQALTVLETCMKNCGKRFHDEVGKFRFLNELIKVVSPKYLGTRTPEKVKDKILELLYSWTLGLPQEVKIAEAYQMLKKQGIVKIDPKLPDDAPFSAPPTRPKNGIFEDEEKSKMLARLLKSSHPEDLRAANKLIKEMVQEDQKRMEKISKRVSAIEEVNNNVRLLTEMVTSYSQGETSVSNDELMKELYQRCERMRPMLFRLASDTEDNDEALAEILQANDNLTQVINLYQQLVKGEEVNGDPASGPLPGSTSALLDLSGLDVPPAGPAGPAPPGLAGGLTGPEHPTALSLLDDELMSLGLNDPTPPAALGLDSGGWNSFQSSESLEFSSVAPKTESQPLPPTPPSSSSGLDDLDLLGKTLLQQSLPPESQQMRWEKQQPAPRLTLRDLQNKSLSGAPTLLPGGTCEPLTGPQPPDEISLANVSVPLESIRPSSILPVTVYDQHGFRILFHFARDPLPGRPDVLVVVVSMLSTAPKPIRNIVFQSAVPKVMKVKLQPPSGTELPAFNPIVHPTAITQVLLLANPQKEKVRLRYKLTFAMGDQTYNEMGDVDQFPPPESWGSL; encoded by the exons ACAGAGCTACCAACCCCCTCAACAGGGAGCTGGACTGGGACAGCATCGACGCCTTCTGCGAGCAGCTCAACAAGGAACTGGAAGG GCCGCCGCTGGCCACCCGGCTGTTAGCCCACAAAATCCAGTCTCCCCAAGAATGGGAAGCCACCCAAGCCCTGACG GTCCTGGAGACCTGTATGAAGAACTGTGGCAAACGCTTCCATGATGAGGTGGGCAAGTTCCGCTTTCTCAATGAGCTCATCAAGGTGGTATCACCAAAG TACCTGGGTACCCGCACCCCGGAGAAGGTGAAAGACAAGATTCTGGAGCTGCTCTACAGCTGGACTCTGGGGTTGCCTCAGGAGGTGAAGATCGCCGAGGCCTACCAGATGCTAAAGAAGCAAG GGATTGTGAAGATAGATCCCAAGCTTCCAGATGACGCCCCCTTTTCAGCGCCACCCACCCGGCCCAAGAATGGGAtctttgaagatgaggaaaagtCCAAG ATGCTGGCCCGGCTGCTGAAGAGCTCCCACCCGGAGGACCTGAGAGCAGCCAACAAGCTTATCAAGGAGATGGTCCAGGAG GACCAGAAGCGGATGGAGAAGATCTCTAAGCGGGTCAGCGCCATAGAAGAGGTGAATAACAACGTGCGACTGCTGACTGAGATGGTGACCAGCTACAGTCAGGGGGAGACCTCAGTCAGCAACGATGAGCTGATGAAG GAACTGTACCAGCGCTGTGAGCGCATGAGGCCCATGCTGTTCCGGCTGGCCAGTGACACAGAGGACAATGACGAGGCCTTGG CCGAGATCCTGCAGGCCAATGACAACCTCACCCAGGTGATCAACCTCTACCAGCAGTTGGTGAAGGGAGAAGAGGTCAATGGGGACCCAGCCTCCGGCCCCCTTCCAG gtAGCACCTCTGCCCTCCTGGACCTCTCTGGACTGGACGTACCTCCAGCAGGCCCGGCTGGCCCGGCCCCCCCCGGCCTGGCAGGTGGCTTGACCGGGCCAGAACATCCCACCGCACTCTCCCTGCTTGACGATGAGCTCATGTCTCTAG GCCTCAATGACCCTACACCGCCAGCAGCCCTGGGCCTGGACAGTGGAGGATGGAATAGCTTCCAG TCATCCGAGAGCTTGGAGTTCTCCAGTGTGGCTCCCAAAACTGAGAGCCAGCCCTTGCCCCCGACGCCACCGTCATCCTCCAGCGGGCTTGACGACCTGGACCTCTTAGGGAAGACGCTGCTGCAGCAGTCCCTGCCCCCAGAGTCCCAGCAAATGCGGTG GGAGAAGCAGCAGCCAGCCCCTCGGCTCACCCTGCGTGACCTGCAGAACAAGAGCCTCTCTGGTGCCCCAACACTGCTCCCGGGTGGCACCTGTGAACCTCTCACGGGTCCCCAACCCCCGGATGAGATCTCGCTGGCCAATGTCTCTGTGCCCCTGGAGTCCATCCGACCCA GCAGCATCCTGCCCGTAACTGTCTATGACCAGCATGGCTTCCGCATTCTCTTCCACTTTGCCCGGGACCCCCTGCCCGGCCGGCCCGATGTGCTGGTTGTGGTGGTCTCTATGCTGAGCACGGCCCCAAAACCTATCCGGAACATTGTCTTTCAGTCTGCTGTCCCCAAG GTGATGAAAGTGAAGCTACAGCCCCCCTCAGGCACCGAGCTGCCTGCCTTCAACCCCATCGTCCATCCCACAGCCATCACGCAAGTCCTGCTGCTCGCCAACCCCCAGAAG GAGAAGGTCCGTCTCCGGTACAAGCTTACCTTCGCCATGGGGGACCAGACCTACAACGAGATGGGAGACGTGGACCAGTTCCCCCCACCTGAGTCTTGGGGAAGCCTCTAG
- the GGA1 gene encoding ADP-ribosylation factor-binding protein GGA1 isoform X1, with amino-acid sequence MKNCGKRFHDEVGKFRFLNELIKVVSPKYLGTRTPEKVKDKILELLYSWTLGLPQEVKIAEAYQMLKKQGIVKIDPKLPDDAPFSAPPTRPKNGIFEDEEKSKMLARLLKSSHPEDLRAANKLIKEMVQEDQKRMEKISKRVSAIEEVNNNVRLLTEMVTSYSQGETSVSNDELMKELYQRCERMRPMLFRLASDTEDNDEALAEILQANDNLTQVINLYQQLVKGEEVNGDPASGPLPGSTSALLDLSGLDVPPAGPAGPAPPGLAGGLTGPEHPTALSLLDDELMSLGLNDPTPPAALGLDSGGWNSFQSSESLEFSSVAPKTESQPLPPTPPSSSSGLDDLDLLGKTLLQQSLPPESQQMRWEKQQPAPRLTLRDLQNKSLSGAPTLLPGGTCEPLTGPQPPDEISLANVSVPLESIRPSSILPVTVYDQHGFRILFHFARDPLPGRPDVLVVVVSMLSTAPKPIRNIVFQSAVPKVMKVKLQPPSGTELPAFNPIVHPTAITQVLLLANPQKEKVRLRYKLTFAMGDQTYNEMGDVDQFPPPESWGSL; translated from the exons ATGAAGAACTGTGGCAAACGCTTCCATGATGAGGTGGGCAAGTTCCGCTTTCTCAATGAGCTCATCAAGGTGGTATCACCAAAG TACCTGGGTACCCGCACCCCGGAGAAGGTGAAAGACAAGATTCTGGAGCTGCTCTACAGCTGGACTCTGGGGTTGCCTCAGGAGGTGAAGATCGCCGAGGCCTACCAGATGCTAAAGAAGCAAG GGATTGTGAAGATAGATCCCAAGCTTCCAGATGACGCCCCCTTTTCAGCGCCACCCACCCGGCCCAAGAATGGGAtctttgaagatgaggaaaagtCCAAG ATGCTGGCCCGGCTGCTGAAGAGCTCCCACCCGGAGGACCTGAGAGCAGCCAACAAGCTTATCAAGGAGATGGTCCAGGAG GACCAGAAGCGGATGGAGAAGATCTCTAAGCGGGTCAGCGCCATAGAAGAGGTGAATAACAACGTGCGACTGCTGACTGAGATGGTGACCAGCTACAGTCAGGGGGAGACCTCAGTCAGCAACGATGAGCTGATGAAG GAACTGTACCAGCGCTGTGAGCGCATGAGGCCCATGCTGTTCCGGCTGGCCAGTGACACAGAGGACAATGACGAGGCCTTGG CCGAGATCCTGCAGGCCAATGACAACCTCACCCAGGTGATCAACCTCTACCAGCAGTTGGTGAAGGGAGAAGAGGTCAATGGGGACCCAGCCTCCGGCCCCCTTCCAG gtAGCACCTCTGCCCTCCTGGACCTCTCTGGACTGGACGTACCTCCAGCAGGCCCGGCTGGCCCGGCCCCCCCCGGCCTGGCAGGTGGCTTGACCGGGCCAGAACATCCCACCGCACTCTCCCTGCTTGACGATGAGCTCATGTCTCTAG GCCTCAATGACCCTACACCGCCAGCAGCCCTGGGCCTGGACAGTGGAGGATGGAATAGCTTCCAG TCATCCGAGAGCTTGGAGTTCTCCAGTGTGGCTCCCAAAACTGAGAGCCAGCCCTTGCCCCCGACGCCACCGTCATCCTCCAGCGGGCTTGACGACCTGGACCTCTTAGGGAAGACGCTGCTGCAGCAGTCCCTGCCCCCAGAGTCCCAGCAAATGCGGTG GGAGAAGCAGCAGCCAGCCCCTCGGCTCACCCTGCGTGACCTGCAGAACAAGAGCCTCTCTGGTGCCCCAACACTGCTCCCGGGTGGCACCTGTGAACCTCTCACGGGTCCCCAACCCCCGGATGAGATCTCGCTGGCCAATGTCTCTGTGCCCCTGGAGTCCATCCGACCCA GCAGCATCCTGCCCGTAACTGTCTATGACCAGCATGGCTTCCGCATTCTCTTCCACTTTGCCCGGGACCCCCTGCCCGGCCGGCCCGATGTGCTGGTTGTGGTGGTCTCTATGCTGAGCACGGCCCCAAAACCTATCCGGAACATTGTCTTTCAGTCTGCTGTCCCCAAG GTGATGAAAGTGAAGCTACAGCCCCCCTCAGGCACCGAGCTGCCTGCCTTCAACCCCATCGTCCATCCCACAGCCATCACGCAAGTCCTGCTGCTCGCCAACCCCCAGAAG GAGAAGGTCCGTCTCCGGTACAAGCTTACCTTCGCCATGGGGGACCAGACCTACAACGAGATGGGAGACGTGGACCAGTTCCCCCCACCTGAGTCTTGGGGAAGCCTCTAG